One genomic segment of Coffea arabica cultivar ET-39 chromosome 6e, Coffea Arabica ET-39 HiFi, whole genome shotgun sequence includes these proteins:
- the LOC140009728 gene encoding putative F-box/kelch-repeat protein At1g15680 yields MDSGRECGTGLASRSGLPYIPESLVVELLIRLPMKCVFRCKCVCKQWRSLIDAPSFGHAFSRIASPFTAAQPKLWTLLYKCIHGEEIRHEHGFFRNLFSNDVGVACLTKSDLPPSAQAHGTDVYGILDHIIAMDGNGLLLCGSNSGWDLGRYYILNPITKQHVGIPPSKRPFAHCRVGFISQVKDSVVTSYKVIRLEDGGGRTSILKLDIFSSETGEWRDIEIPFQQVLQLFPLWKMPVVLKEILHFLDRKLGILAYDPYKGPHSYRIIQLPGDIDREWSKSVDTKGILFDVHHGHLRFFVGSNAYNDGYRISMWTLSDYEEGLWLLEHRINLREAACDSSYLRSSRLVPIAFHPFDSDTVYLGYEGSFLSYDYQSQQLLELDDNVTLPTDNVTLRKEIQWCFVYRFMLPLWPVSIQASTIKVQENEV; encoded by the coding sequence ATGGATAGTGGTAGAGAATGTGGCACTGGATTAGCTTCGAGGTCAGGTTTACCTTATATTCCAGAATCGTTGGTGGTTGAATTGCTTATCCGTTTGCCAATGAAGTGTGTCTTTAGATGCAAGTGCGTCTGCAAACAATGGCGCTCCCTGATTGACGCTCCTTCCTTTGGACATGCTTTTTCAAGAATTGCATCACCATTTACGGCTGCACAACCAAAACTCTGGACTCTTCTTTATAAATGTATACATGGGGAAGAAATTCGTCATGAGCACGGGTTTTTCAGGaatttattttcaaatgatGTCGGTGTAGCCTGTCTTACCAAGTCTGATCTTCCTCCTTCGGCACAGGCTCATGGAACTGATGTATACGGAATACTTGATCACATTATTGCCATGGACGGTAACGGGCTATTGTTATGTGGCTCAAACTCCGGGTGGGATTTAGGTCGCTATTATATTCTGAATCCCATCACTAAGCAGCATGTTGGAATTCCACCATCAAAGCGTCCCTTTGCTCATTGCCGTGTAGGGTTCATCAGCCAGGTGAAAGATAGTGTTGTCACTAGTTACAAAGTAATACGACTTGAAGATGGTGGGGGAAGAACCAGCATCCTCAAGCTTGATATATTCTCTTCTGAAACTGGTGAATGGAGGGATATTGAAATTCCTTTTCAGCAAGTACTTCAACTTTTCCCTCTCTGGAAGATGCCTGTTGTTTTAAAAGAAATATTGCATTTTTTGGATAGGAAACTTGGAATTTTAGCTTATGATCCTTATAAAGGTCCTCATTCTTATCGGATTATACAACTTCCGGGGGACATAGACAGAGAATGGAGCAAAAGCGTTGATACAAAAGGTATACTCTTTGATGTCCATCATGGGCATTTGAGATTTTTTGTAGGCTCTAATGCTTATAATGATGGATATAGGATAAGTATGTGGACGCTCAGTGACTATGAGGAAGGGCTTTGGTTATTGGAGCACCGTATCAACCTAAGGGAAGCTGCATGTGATAGTTCTTATCTTCGTTCATCACGTTTGGTGCCAATAGCTTTTCACCCAtttgattctgatactgtgTATCTTGGGTATGAAGGAAGCTTTCTCTCATATGATTATCAAAGTCAACAATTGCTAGAGCTGGATGATAATGTCACTTTACCAACGGATAATGTAACTTTGAGAAAGGAAATCCAATGGTGTTTTGTCTACCGCTTCATGCTTCCCCTGTGGCCAGTCTCAATTCAGGCATCTACCATCAAGGTCCAGGAAAATGAGGTATGA